Proteins encoded together in one Janthinobacterium tructae window:
- the pstC gene encoding phosphate ABC transporter permease subunit PstC, translating into MTDSLSHAQMLSTMRKQRFQDFLFHKVTMLFALSVLIVLVGIIISLIMESIPAFKTFGLHFIVSAEWDPVNDQYGALIPIIGTLVTSVIALLIAFPVSFGIALFLTEICPAWLRRPLGTAVELLAGVPSIIYGIWGLFVFAPLFADHVQPILKATLGNVPVIGQLFSGPMMGIGLLTAGLVLAIMIIPFIASVMRDVFEIVPAVLKESAYGLGCTRWEVVRKIVLPYTKTGVVGGVMLGLGRALGETMAVTFVIGNANKLSWSLFAAGNSITSLLANEFGEAQSELHVASLFSLALILFVITFIVLSAAKLMLAGMSRKEGTK; encoded by the coding sequence ATGACCGATTCCCTCAGTCACGCGCAAATGCTTTCCACCATGCGCAAGCAGCGTTTCCAGGATTTTTTGTTCCACAAGGTGACGATGCTGTTCGCCCTGTCGGTGCTGATCGTCCTGGTCGGCATTATCATCTCGCTGATCATGGAATCGATACCGGCCTTCAAGACCTTCGGCCTGCATTTCATCGTGTCCGCGGAATGGGACCCCGTCAATGACCAGTACGGCGCCCTGATCCCCATCATCGGCACCCTGGTGACGTCCGTCATCGCCCTGCTGATCGCCTTTCCCGTCAGCTTCGGCATCGCCCTGTTCCTCACGGAAATCTGCCCGGCCTGGCTGCGCCGCCCGCTGGGCACGGCTGTCGAACTGCTGGCCGGCGTGCCATCGATTATCTACGGCATCTGGGGCCTGTTCGTGTTTGCCCCCCTGTTTGCCGACCATGTCCAGCCCATCCTGAAAGCCACCTTGGGCAACGTGCCCGTCATCGGCCAGCTGTTCAGCGGCCCCATGATGGGCATCGGCTTGCTGACGGCCGGCCTGGTGCTGGCCATCATGATCATCCCTTTCATCGCTTCCGTGATGCGCGACGTATTTGAAATCGTGCCTGCCGTGCTGAAAGAATCCGCATACGGCCTGGGCTGCACACGCTGGGAAGTGGTGCGCAAGATCGTCTTGCCATACACCAAGACCGGCGTCGTCGGCGGCGTCATGCTGGGCCTGGGCCGCGCACTCGGTGAAACCATGGCCGTGACCTTCGTCATCGGCAATGCGAACAAGCTGTCGTGGTCGCTGTTTGCCGCCGGTAACAGCATCACCTCGCTGTTGGCGAATGAATTCGGCGAAGCGCAATCCGAGCTGCACGTCGCTTCGCTGTTCTCGCTGGCGCTGATCCTGTTTGTCATCACCTTTATCGTCTTATCCGCCGCCAAGCTGATGCTGGCAGGCATGTCCCGCAAGGAAGGCACGAAATGA
- the pstA gene encoding phosphate ABC transporter permease PstA, whose amino-acid sequence MSQLSQVSTHDVPAKPAMNPVYRKRLLMHRIGIALSVAAMALGLAVLVWILFTLVIKGFGALSIDLFTQTTPAPGSEGGGLINAIVGSALMVGLATVVSTPIGILAGIYLAEYGEENKFAQVTRFVTDIMLSAPSIVIGLFVYALYVAHVKHFSGYAGAIALSLIAVPVVVRTTDNMLRLVPNSLLEAAFALGAPRWKVATLVRLRAVKAGVITGVLLALARIAGETAPLLFTALNNQFQSFNMNAPMANLPSVIASFAMSPYDNWRSLAWGGALLITFSVLALNILSRTVFSQKVPN is encoded by the coding sequence ATGAGCCAACTCAGCCAAGTTAGCACCCACGACGTTCCGGCCAAGCCGGCCATGAACCCTGTCTACCGCAAGCGTTTGCTGATGCACCGCATCGGCATCGCCCTGTCGGTGGCGGCCATGGCCCTGGGCCTGGCCGTGCTGGTGTGGATTTTGTTCACGCTGGTGATCAAGGGTTTCGGCGCGCTGTCCATCGACCTGTTCACGCAAACCACGCCGGCCCCCGGCAGCGAAGGCGGCGGACTGATCAATGCCATCGTCGGCAGTGCCCTGATGGTGGGCCTGGCGACTGTCGTCAGCACCCCGATCGGCATCCTGGCCGGCATCTACCTGGCCGAATACGGCGAAGAAAACAAGTTTGCCCAAGTGACGCGCTTTGTGACGGACATCATGCTGTCGGCGCCATCGATCGTCATCGGCCTGTTCGTGTATGCACTGTACGTGGCGCACGTGAAACACTTTTCCGGTTACGCGGGCGCCATCGCGCTGTCGCTGATCGCCGTGCCGGTGGTGGTTCGCACGACGGACAATATGCTGCGCCTGGTACCGAACAGCCTGCTCGAAGCCGCGTTTGCCCTCGGTGCGCCGCGCTGGAAAGTCGCCACGCTGGTGCGCTTGCGCGCCGTCAAGGCCGGTGTCATCACCGGTGTATTGCTGGCCCTGGCCCGCATCGCCGGCGAAACGGCGCCGCTGCTGTTCACGGCCCTGAATAACCAGTTCCAAAGCTTCAACATGAATGCGCCGATGGCCAACTTGCCGTCCGTCATTGCATCGTTCGCGATGAGCCCGTACGACAACTGGCGCTCGCTGGCCTGGGGCGGCGCACTGCTGATCACCTTCAGCGTGCTGGCCTTGAATATCCTGTCGCGCACCGTGTTCAGCCAAAAAGTCCCTAATTAA
- the pstB gene encoding phosphate ABC transporter ATP-binding protein PstB, whose translation MNPAQDLAPKKKTIEISGLNFFYGKTQSLHNVNLDIHEKKVTAFIGPSGCGKSTLLRTLNRMYDLYPGQRAEGSILYRGRNVLDADQDVNMLRAKVGMVFQKPTPFPMSVYDNIAFGVRLYEDLSKGEMDERVEWALKKAALWGEVKDKLNKSGLSLSGGQQQRLCIARGVAVKPDVLLLDEPTSALDPISTSKVEELISELKQDYTIAIVTHNMQQAARCSDYTAYMYLGELVEFGETDQIFMNPARKETQDYITGRFG comes from the coding sequence ATGAATCCAGCACAAGACCTGGCACCAAAGAAAAAAACCATCGAGATTTCGGGCCTGAACTTTTTTTACGGCAAAACGCAAAGCTTGCATAACGTCAACCTGGACATCCACGAAAAGAAGGTCACGGCTTTCATCGGCCCGTCCGGTTGCGGCAAGTCGACCCTGCTGCGCACCCTGAACCGCATGTATGACCTGTATCCGGGCCAGCGCGCGGAAGGCTCCATCCTGTACCGCGGCCGCAACGTGCTCGACGCGGACCAGGACGTCAACATGCTGCGCGCCAAGGTTGGCATGGTGTTCCAGAAGCCGACGCCGTTCCCCATGTCCGTCTACGACAACATCGCCTTCGGCGTGCGCCTGTATGAAGACCTGTCGAAAGGCGAGATGGATGAGCGCGTCGAGTGGGCCCTGAAAAAGGCCGCGCTGTGGGGCGAAGTCAAGGATAAGCTGAACAAGAGCGGCCTGTCGCTGTCGGGCGGCCAGCAGCAGCGCCTGTGCATCGCGCGCGGCGTGGCCGTGAAGCCGGACGTCTTGCTGTTAGACGAGCCGACCTCGGCGCTGGACCCGATCTCGACCTCGAAAGTGGAAGAGCTTATCAGCGAACTGAAACAGGATTACACGATCGCCATCGTGACGCACAATATGCAGCAGGCGGCGCGCTGCTCCGACTACACTGCCTATATGTATCTGGGCGAGCTGGTGGAATTCGGCGAAACGGACCAGATCTTCATGAATCCGGCCCGCAAGGAAACGCAGGATTACATCACGGGTCGCTTCGGCTGA